From the genome of Halobacteriovorax marinus SJ:
GAGAGTCCTTTTTATCGGTTACTATGTTTCTACAAAATCCTTGAAGTCCCTTTTGAGAAATCTAAGCACAAAGACAAAGTTGAGTGGATAAAAGAATGTATAACAACGCTAGAATCTGAGCTTGCTTGTTCGTTTAGAGACCGCAAGGTTCATTACCTTGGAGGAAAAAGTCTTGATGAATGGCTTTACATTGATGGGCGACATGGAGTGGCCCATGCCCACCTCAATCACCCAGTTAGAGACCCAAATAACTATCAAGATTGGGAAGACATCAAGTGGGCCAATACAGTCCTAGAAGAATTAGCAAAAAAGACCATAGTGCAAAAGCTAAGTGTTCAGGAA
Proteins encoded in this window:
- the mauJ gene encoding methylamine utilization protein MauJ, translated to MSKPWELQYDGSKLIINVAKLSVQHNVRCFFSHPKTEHDAHESLFRFFNEVSWFQKTSISNINGCIVHGSNVYYNYNINQESYLLEFEQRVFDKKQHLGLGFFREAISNESPFYRLLCFYKILEVPFEKSKHKDKVEWIKECITTLESELACSFRDRKVHYLGGKSLDEWLYIDGRHGVAHAHLNHPVRDPNNYQDWEDIKWANTVLEELAKKTIVQKLSVQESL